A region of Neovison vison isolate M4711 chromosome 7, ASM_NN_V1, whole genome shotgun sequence DNA encodes the following proteins:
- the C5AR1 gene encoding C5a anaphylatoxin chemotactic receptor 1, translating into MASLEYSTPEYFDYGTATLDPNMSVDQSPSTRRLSVPDTIALVLFSVVFLIGVPGNSLVVWVTRYEFQRTINAIWFLNLAVADLLSCLALPILFAATVQHGHWPFGGTACRILPSLILLNMYASILLLAAISADRFLLVFNPIWCQNYRGARLAWGTCGVAWMVALLLTIPSFLFRRVRTDYFPLRTTCGVNYGPDGVLVERGVALLRLIVGFLWPLVTLTICYTFLLFRTWSRRATRSTKTLKVVVAVVTSFFIFWLPYQVTGVMLAVFPRKSEKFDSVSSLDSLCVAFAYINCCINPIIYVVAAQGFHSRFLKSLPARLRQVLTEESLSRDSKSFTLSTVDTQAPKSQPV; encoded by the exons ATG GCGTCTTTGGAGTACAGCACTCCTGAGTACTTCGACTATGGCACTGCCACCCTGGACCCCAACATGTCTGTGGACCAGTCTCCCAGCACCCGCAGGCTGTCCGTTCCCGACACCATTGCCCTGGTGCTCTTCTCTGTCGTCTTCCTGATAGGGGTGCCGGGCAACTCCCTAGTGGTCTGGGTGACCAGGTACGAGTTCCAGCGGACCATCAACGCCATCTGGTTTCTCAACTTGGCGGTGGCCGATCTCCTGTCCTGCCTGGCACTGCCCATCCTGTTTGCTGCCACTGTGCAGCACGGCCACTGGCCCTTCGGTGGCACCGCCTGCCGCATCCTGCCCTCACTTATCCTGCTCAACATGTACGCCAGCATCTTGCTCCTGGCCGCCATCAGCGCCGACCGCTTTCTGCTGGTGTTTAACCCCATCTGGTGCCAGAACTACCGGGGCGCGCGGCTGGCCTGGGGGACCTGCGGCGTGGCCTGGATGGTGGCCCTGCTGCTCAccatcccctccttcctcttccgcCGGGTGCGCACCGACTACTTTCCCTTGCGGACAACCTGCGGTGTGAACTATGGCCCCGATGGGGTCCTGGTGGAAAGAGGCGTGGCTCTCCTCCGGCTGATTGTGGGCTTCCTGTGGCCGCTGGTGACGCTGACCATCTGTTACACCTTCCTCCTGTTCCGGACCTGGAGCCGCAGGGCCACGCGCTCCACCAAGACACTCAAGGTGGTGGTGGCCGTGGTGACCAGCTTCTTCATCTTCTGGCTGCCCTACCAGGTGACGGGGGTGATGCTGGCGGTGTTCCCCAGGAAATCGGAGAAATTTGACTCCGTGTCTAGCCTGGACTCCCTCTGTGTGGCCTTTGCTTACATCAACTGCTGTATAAACCCCATCATCTACGTGGTGGCCGCCCAGGGATTCCACAGCCGCTTCCTCAAGTCCCTCCCGGCCAGGCTGCGGCAGGTGCTGACCGAGGAGTCCCTGAGCAGGGACAGCAAGTCCTTCACCCTCTCCACGGTGGACACCCAAGCCCCGAAGAGCCAGCCGGTGTGA